Proteins from a single region of Acidobacteriota bacterium:
- a CDS encoding nitrite/sulfite reductase: MSATSTQLQASPIPDFIEDELANYEQQIKKYRAGLVGETKMQKFRLQYGTYAQRQEGVQMQRIKIPGGYLTADQLTRLADVADKYASSFIHFTTREDAQLYYLLLENAPALLRELEEVGITTREACGNTVRNITACYRAGVSHNEVFNVYPYTRALFKFLLRNKFNQNMGRKMKFAFEGCAEDHSALAFHDLGFHAVVREENGQLRRGFKVHVGGGLGSGPMPAHIYSEFLPVEELFNFTAAIIRIFDRYGERKQRMKARMKFLVQSLGWDKFKAEVDAERQIIGPLSPIEEFLEDAVEPELSGTPSNLNVLHPLTNDPDYQLWAQDSVIPHRLEGFRGVHVRTKLGDITSDRARDLANVARKFSSNQLRVSIEQNLFLPWVRVEDLPELYKELRSISLGDAGSETIADVTACPGADTCRLGIASAKGLGSAISESFFTGTLAPYREANRDLRIKISGCPNGCAQHAVANIGFHAAAVSHEGHNLPAHLLFLGGQSNHGKPQAAKVYGRFPARNAINVVETLLKWHDAEKAGEEDFNSFIARVGDARVKEVLEPLKAIPAFDTNPKFYDDYGHENERFSIRSGVRGECAGTTIAEVVPTFETAQNKLEQAKAYLLHGNYEQVLLESYEAAAAAARVPLYAKLVDPFTSLEALWEFENLFVLSGKTAGSWKNLLETFEGVKAGSADEASAQAALELAGEFVSYCEMGLMQ; encoded by the coding sequence ATGAGTGCGACTTCGACACAGTTACAGGCTTCCCCGATTCCCGATTTTATCGAAGATGAACTGGCCAATTACGAACAGCAAATCAAAAAATATCGAGCCGGATTGGTGGGCGAAACCAAGATGCAAAAATTCCGGCTTCAGTACGGTACATACGCGCAACGGCAAGAAGGCGTTCAAATGCAGCGCATCAAAATCCCTGGCGGTTACCTGACCGCGGATCAACTGACGCGATTGGCCGATGTCGCGGACAAATACGCCAGCAGCTTCATCCATTTCACCACGCGCGAAGATGCACAGTTGTATTATCTGCTGCTGGAAAACGCTCCGGCGTTGTTGCGCGAACTGGAAGAAGTCGGCATCACCACGCGCGAAGCCTGCGGCAACACCGTCCGCAATATCACAGCCTGTTACCGCGCAGGCGTTTCGCACAACGAAGTTTTCAATGTGTATCCATACACGCGCGCGTTGTTCAAATTTCTGCTGCGAAACAAATTCAACCAGAACATGGGCCGCAAGATGAAATTCGCCTTTGAAGGTTGCGCCGAAGATCATTCCGCCCTGGCGTTTCACGATCTGGGATTCCACGCTGTCGTGCGCGAAGAAAACGGACAGCTTCGTCGCGGCTTCAAAGTTCATGTCGGCGGAGGATTGGGCAGCGGCCCAATGCCCGCGCACATTTATTCGGAATTTCTGCCCGTCGAAGAATTGTTCAATTTTACGGCGGCGATCATTCGCATTTTCGACCGTTACGGCGAACGCAAACAGCGAATGAAAGCCCGAATGAAGTTTCTGGTGCAGTCCTTGGGCTGGGACAAATTCAAAGCGGAAGTGGATGCTGAGCGGCAAATCATCGGCCCGCTGTCACCAATCGAAGAGTTTCTGGAAGATGCCGTTGAACCGGAACTTAGCGGCACACCGTCAAATCTGAACGTGTTGCACCCGCTCACGAACGATCCGGACTACCAACTCTGGGCGCAGGATTCCGTCATTCCGCATCGCCTGGAAGGATTTCGCGGCGTCCACGTTCGCACCAAACTCGGCGACATCACCTCCGACCGTGCGCGCGATTTGGCCAACGTAGCGCGCAAGTTTTCCTCAAATCAGTTGCGCGTTTCGATTGAACAGAACCTGTTTTTGCCGTGGGTGCGCGTCGAAGATTTGCCGGAACTGTATAAAGAACTTCGCAGCATTTCGCTGGGCGATGCCGGATCGGAAACCATCGCCGATGTGACGGCTTGCCCCGGAGCGGACACTTGCCGATTGGGCATCGCTTCGGCCAAAGGCTTGGGCAGCGCCATTTCCGAATCGTTTTTCACCGGAACGCTCGCCCCGTATCGCGAAGCCAACCGCGACTTGCGCATCAAGATTTCCGGCTGTCCGAATGGCTGCGCGCAACACGCCGTTGCCAACATCGGTTTTCACGCCGCAGCCGTGTCGCACGAAGGCCACAACCTTCCGGCGCATTTGTTGTTTCTCGGCGGCCAATCCAACCACGGAAAACCGCAAGCCGCCAAAGTGTATGGTCGCTTTCCGGCGCGCAATGCCATCAACGTCGTGGAAACCTTGCTGAAATGGCACGATGCGGAAAAAGCTGGTGAAGAAGACTTCAACAGCTTCATTGCCCGCGTCGGCGACGCGCGCGTCAAGGAAGTGCTGGAACCGTTGAAAGCCATTCCGGCCTTCGACACCAACCCAAAGTTTTACGACGATTACGGCCACGAAAACGAACGCTTTTCAATTCGTTCGGGCGTTCGCGGCGAATGCGCTGGAACGACCATCGCCGAAGTCGTGCCGACTTTTGAAACCGCGCAAAACAAACTCGAACAAGCCAAAGCCTATTTGCTGCATGGCAATTACGAACAAGTCCTGCTGGAAAGTTACGAAGCCGCCGCCGCCGCTGCGCGCGTTCCGCTTTACGCCAAACTGGTTGATCCCTTCACTTCGCTGGAAGCGTTGTGGGAATTTGAAAACTTGTTCGTGCTTTCGGGCAAAACCGCTGGTTCCTGGAAAAACTTGCTGGAAACATTTGAAGGCGTGAAAGCCGGTTC